A single Chryseobacterium sp. DNA region contains:
- a CDS encoding sensor histidine kinase, which translates to MTKSFVVREYVFTFIFWLVFAIVLWCNFQIATGKYLAMIQAVIITISSFTFTHFLTNKLLPKALRLKKMKRFLIQATMVIFLLSLVYSVIFTYLEVAPKTSLPPHIIDHLPILWQGFYMALPASFLINGSACGIKFYKEHGRIERDHILLQQAHLENQLKLLQDQINPHVVFNILNHIHILMKTDTRLADFLLMKFSDILRYQLYHCNQNIVPLDKEIEYLQNLVEVEKLRWGNELDVKACWNINNKKSFIAPLLLVPFIENAFKYVCRLPGHNGYVKIDCKEENNLLSFYVENSYSERMNYKKKDGTGGIGLQNVQKRLKLQYPDAHALSIESDGLVYQITLTLKLSENE; encoded by the coding sequence ATGACAAAATCTTTTGTAGTAAGAGAATATGTTTTCACTTTTATTTTCTGGCTTGTTTTTGCCATAGTATTATGGTGTAACTTCCAGATTGCCACCGGAAAATACCTGGCCATGATCCAAGCTGTTATCATCACCATAAGTTCTTTTACATTCACCCATTTTTTAACGAATAAACTTCTTCCGAAAGCTTTACGGCTGAAAAAAATGAAACGGTTCCTGATACAGGCTACCATGGTTATCTTTCTTCTGAGCCTGGTGTACTCTGTTATTTTCACCTACCTTGAAGTAGCTCCTAAAACGTCTCTTCCTCCTCATATAATAGATCATCTGCCTATTTTATGGCAGGGATTTTATATGGCTCTTCCAGCTTCTTTTCTGATCAATGGATCGGCCTGCGGAATTAAGTTTTATAAAGAACACGGAAGAATAGAGCGGGATCATATCCTTCTTCAGCAGGCCCATTTGGAAAATCAGCTTAAATTACTACAAGACCAGATCAATCCTCATGTGGTATTCAATATACTGAACCACATTCATATCCTGATGAAAACCGATACCCGGCTTGCTGATTTTTTACTGATGAAATTTTCAGATATCCTGAGATACCAGCTCTATCACTGCAACCAGAACATTGTTCCATTGGATAAAGAAATTGAATATCTGCAAAACCTGGTTGAGGTAGAAAAGTTAAGATGGGGAAACGAACTGGATGTAAAAGCCTGTTGGAACATCAACAATAAAAAGTCGTTCATTGCTCCTTTGCTATTGGTTCCCTTTATTGAAAATGCATTTAAATATGTCTGCAGACTTCCCGGGCATAACGGCTATGTAAAGATTGACTGTAAAGAAGAAAACAACCTACTCTCCTTTTATGTTGAAAATTCATATTCCGAAAGGATGAATTACAAAAAGAAAGACGGAACAGGAGGAATCGGTCTCCAAAATGTACAAAAACGTTTAAAACTACAATATCCGGATGCCCATGCGCTGAGCATTGAATCTGACGGCCTGGTCTATCAAATCACTTTAACCTTAAAATTATCTGAAAATGAGTAA
- a CDS encoding 3'-5' exonuclease has protein sequence MIQNIPLEKILFLDIETVPQAGSWDELSETEQYLWDKKTKFQRKEDISAEQFYERAGIMAEFGKIICITIGMLEKNETLKIKSFSGHDEKKMLLEFGEIFNSPRLRDVILCAHNGKEFDFPWIARRYLINGMQPPSPFQMYGKKPWEIPHLDTMELWKFGDYKSFISLELLAHVFGIPTPKDDIDGSMVSSIYYIEKDLQRIVDYCEKDVLTLANIFRRMRQEDLLKRNINLD, from the coding sequence ATGATACAAAATATACCATTAGAAAAAATTTTATTTCTTGATATTGAAACCGTTCCGCAAGCCGGGTCCTGGGATGAATTATCCGAAACCGAGCAGTACCTGTGGGATAAAAAAACAAAATTCCAGAGAAAAGAAGATATTTCCGCAGAGCAGTTTTATGAAAGGGCCGGCATTATGGCTGAATTTGGAAAAATTATCTGCATTACCATCGGAATGCTCGAAAAAAATGAAACGTTAAAAATAAAAAGCTTTTCTGGCCACGATGAGAAGAAAATGCTTCTGGAGTTTGGAGAGATTTTCAACAGTCCCAGACTTCGTGATGTTATTCTATGTGCCCACAACGGAAAGGAGTTTGATTTTCCCTGGATCGCAAGGCGGTATTTAATCAACGGGATGCAGCCTCCGTCCCCGTTTCAGATGTATGGAAAAAAACCCTGGGAAATCCCTCATCTGGATACGATGGAACTATGGAAATTCGGGGATTATAAAAGTTTTATATCCCTTGAGCTGCTGGCTCATGTCTTTGGTATTCCTACTCCAAAGGACGATATTGACGGCTCAATGGTTTCATCAATCTACTACATAGAAAAAGACTTGCAGCGAATTGTTGACTATTGTGAAAAAGATGTCTTAACTTTGGCAAATATTTTCCGGCGCATGCGTCAGGAAGATTTGTTGAAAAGGAATATCAATCTAGATTAA
- a CDS encoding LytTR family DNA-binding domain-containing protein, giving the protein MSNIIPKMKCLIVDDEPLARFHLKELADQIDFLSVEGTCASALEADAKVKESEIDLLFLDINMPYLSGLEFLEQLENPPLCILTTAYSEYALEGFRLQVADYLLKPIAFNRFYQAVNRAQQQFILSERLKKNSLLEDPFLYVRQSDSFIKVSWVDILYIESMQNYTKLHFKDKSLVIHQTMKAIEESLPSEHFFRIHKSFLINITHIDMISGGRLFINTTELPISRTRKEELLNQVVYKKLISK; this is encoded by the coding sequence ATGAGTAATATTATTCCTAAAATGAAGTGCCTGATTGTAGATGATGAGCCGCTGGCCAGATTCCACCTTAAAGAATTGGCAGACCAGATTGATTTTTTATCGGTAGAAGGTACCTGCGCCTCAGCGCTGGAAGCGGATGCCAAAGTGAAGGAAAGCGAAATAGATCTCCTCTTTCTGGATATCAATATGCCTTACCTGAGTGGTCTTGAATTTCTGGAACAGCTTGAAAATCCGCCGTTATGTATTCTTACCACCGCCTATTCTGAGTATGCCCTTGAAGGATTCCGCCTGCAGGTGGCAGATTATCTTTTAAAGCCTATTGCTTTTAATCGTTTTTACCAGGCTGTAAACCGGGCACAGCAGCAGTTTATTCTCAGTGAAAGGCTTAAAAAGAACAGTCTTTTGGAAGATCCTTTTCTGTATGTAAGGCAGTCTGACAGCTTCATTAAAGTGTCCTGGGTTGACATTTTATACATCGAAAGTATGCAGAATTACACCAAGCTTCATTTTAAGGATAAATCCCTGGTCATCCATCAAACGATGAAAGCAATTGAAGAATCGCTGCCCTCCGAACATTTCTTCAGGATTCATAAATCCTTCCTGATCAATATTACCCACATTGATATGATCTCCGGAGGACGCCTGTTCATCAATACAACAGAGCTTCCTATTTCCCGTACCCGAAAAGAAGAATTACTTAATCAGGTGGTGTATAAGAAGCTTATCAGTAAATAA
- the pepT gene encoding peptidase T — protein sequence MSTIEFNPLWKEKLLNRFLSYVKIYSTSDAESEATPSTSRQWDIANYIAEELKTIGLDNVSIDDNGYIMGYVPSNLENDDRPTIGFISHYDTSPDFSGENVNPQVWKNYDGNDLLLNQATGFTLSPSKFESLKKYIGQTLITTDGNTLLGADDKAGCAEIVTAAEYLIAHPEIKHGRIAVGFTPDEEIGRGAHKFDVAKFGAEWAYTMDGGEVGELEYENFNAAGAVVKIHGLSVHPGYAYGKMVNAALLAAEFAQSLPAHETPSTTKGFDGFYHLMDINADVSEGKLQYIIRDHDADKFEARKKFMEEKVAEFNQKHGEGTAEVEIKEQYRNMKQQFEGKMHIVDLAAKAMTEAGIEPKIKAIRGGTDGAQLSYMGLPCPNIFAGGINFHGPYEYVALESMEKATEVIINIVKA from the coding sequence ATGAGTACAATAGAATTCAACCCCTTGTGGAAAGAGAAATTACTGAACCGTTTTCTGAGCTATGTAAAAATATATTCAACCAGTGATGCTGAAAGTGAAGCTACACCTTCTACTTCCAGACAGTGGGATATTGCGAATTATATTGCTGAAGAGTTGAAAACCATCGGTTTAGATAATGTATCCATTGATGATAACGGATATATTATGGGCTATGTTCCTTCTAACCTGGAAAATGATGACAGACCTACGATCGGGTTTATTTCACATTATGATACATCGCCGGATTTCAGCGGAGAAAATGTAAACCCTCAGGTTTGGAAAAACTACGATGGGAATGATCTTCTTTTGAACCAGGCAACAGGTTTCACTTTATCTCCTTCAAAATTTGAAAGCTTAAAAAAATATATCGGCCAGACATTAATTACCACAGACGGAAACACACTTCTGGGTGCTGATGACAAAGCAGGCTGCGCAGAGATTGTAACCGCTGCGGAATATCTGATTGCACATCCGGAAATCAAACACGGAAGAATTGCTGTAGGATTTACTCCTGATGAAGAAATCGGAAGAGGGGCCCACAAGTTTGATGTTGCTAAATTCGGTGCTGAATGGGCATATACGATGGATGGCGGAGAAGTTGGAGAACTGGAATATGAAAATTTCAATGCGGCAGGAGCGGTAGTAAAAATCCACGGATTGAGCGTACACCCTGGTTATGCCTATGGAAAAATGGTAAATGCGGCACTGTTGGCTGCTGAATTTGCCCAAAGTCTTCCCGCTCATGAAACGCCTTCTACCACGAAAGGTTTTGATGGGTTCTATCACTTGATGGATATCAACGCTGATGTTTCTGAGGGTAAACTTCAATATATCATTCGTGATCACGATGCTGACAAATTTGAAGCAAGAAAGAAATTCATGGAAGAAAAAGTGGCTGAATTCAATCAGAAACATGGTGAAGGAACGGCTGAAGTGGAAATCAAGGAACAGTACAGAAACATGAAGCAGCAGTTTGAAGGGAAAATGCATATTGTGGATCTTGCTGCAAAAGCAATGACAGAAGCCGGTATTGAGCCAAAGATCAAAGCGATCAGAGGAGGTACAGACGGTGCACAGCTTTCTTATATGGGACTTCCTTGCCCGAATATCTTCGCGGGAGGGATCAACTTCCACGGCCCTTACGAATATGTAGCTTTAGAAAGCATGGAAAAAGCAACTGAAGTAATCATTAATATTGTAAAAGCTTAA
- a CDS encoding sulfurtransferase: MTTTPIISVSELKKLPTENLIILDARAGKDAEQAYLEKHLKGARFISLETHMAEIGENAAFGGRHPLPPVEKFAEILSDLGIANDSQIVVYDDKSGANAAARAWWMLRAFGLEKVQVLDGGIQAAEREGAAFSSGEETAEKASRIKKESWGLPVSTLEAVENELKNNSSTVVDVRDAYRYRGESEPIDWVAGHIPGAINIPFSENLDENGNFLKPDVLKEKYTQLLKNKPESLIIHCGSGVTACHTILALDYAGLTIPNLYVGSWSEWSRREGKEIAKEI, translated from the coding sequence ATGACAACGACCCCAATAATTTCAGTATCCGAATTAAAAAAACTTCCAACAGAAAACCTCATCATCCTTGATGCAAGAGCAGGAAAAGATGCTGAGCAGGCTTATCTTGAAAAACACCTCAAAGGAGCCCGCTTTATCAGTCTGGAGACTCATATGGCGGAGATAGGGGAGAATGCTGCTTTTGGAGGAAGACATCCGCTTCCGCCAGTTGAGAAATTTGCTGAAATACTTTCTGATCTGGGAATAGCAAATGATTCCCAGATCGTGGTGTATGATGATAAGAGTGGAGCAAACGCGGCAGCAAGAGCGTGGTGGATGCTGAGAGCATTCGGGCTGGAAAAGGTACAGGTCCTTGATGGAGGGATACAGGCTGCTGAAAGAGAGGGGGCTGCATTTTCATCAGGGGAAGAGACCGCTGAAAAAGCTTCTCGAATTAAAAAAGAATCCTGGGGTCTTCCCGTGTCAACTCTTGAAGCGGTTGAAAATGAACTGAAAAACAATTCTTCTACTGTAGTGGATGTAAGAGATGCCTACCGATACAGGGGAGAATCCGAACCGATTGATTGGGTTGCCGGACATATCCCGGGAGCGATTAATATTCCTTTTTCTGAAAACCTTGATGAAAATGGAAACTTCCTGAAGCCGGATGTTTTAAAGGAAAAATATACCCAACTTTTAAAAAACAAACCCGAATCCCTGATTATTCATTGCGGTTCCGGAGTTACAGCATGCCACACTATTTTGGCACTGGACTATGCCGGGCTTACCATCCCGAATCTTTATGTAGGTTCATGGAGTGAATGGAGCCGGAGAGAAGGAAAAGAGATCGCAAAAGAAATTTAA
- a CDS encoding DUF4382 domain-containing protein, with protein sequence MKNLFLIGGSMSLLLMTSCNSSDENSGSNATVNVRLTDGPAAYTAVNIDIQKIEINTNGGWTTLNFPKPGVYNLLNFKNGTDVILGQAELPEGKVSQMRMVLGSNNSIVVNGTTYPLQTPSALQSGLKFNWNQTLSANGAYTVWIDFDAGRSVVAMGNNSYILKPVIRAFSELTNGQIKGYVLPQAAKASVHAIMASDTIATAIPNPDGFFMLSGLPQGNYTVSYDAAGNTGYVDESTNNVSVTFGKVSDLGTKTLHQ encoded by the coding sequence ATGAAGAATCTATTTCTTATAGGAGGCAGTATGAGCTTACTATTAATGACTTCATGCAATAGTTCAGATGAAAACTCTGGTTCTAATGCAACAGTGAATGTAAGGCTTACAGATGGCCCTGCAGCATATACTGCCGTTAATATTGATATTCAGAAAATTGAAATTAATACGAATGGCGGATGGACTACGTTGAATTTTCCCAAACCGGGAGTCTACAACCTTCTGAACTTTAAAAATGGAACAGATGTGATTTTGGGACAGGCGGAGCTTCCGGAAGGCAAGGTTTCTCAAATGAGAATGGTGCTTGGTTCCAATAACAGCATAGTGGTCAATGGGACAACCTATCCCTTACAGACTCCATCTGCTCTGCAGAGCGGTTTGAAGTTTAACTGGAACCAAACGTTATCAGCCAATGGAGCCTATACCGTATGGATAGATTTTGATGCCGGAAGATCTGTGGTCGCGATGGGTAACAACTCTTATATTTTGAAGCCTGTCATCAGGGCTTTCTCCGAATTGACAAACGGACAGATAAAAGGATATGTACTGCCTCAGGCTGCAAAAGCCTCCGTTCACGCCATTATGGCGTCAGATACTATTGCAACTGCAATCCCTAATCCTGATGGTTTTTTTATGCTGTCGGGACTTCCCCAGGGAAATTATACCGTTTCCTACGATGCAGCAGGAAATACAGGTTATGTGGATGAAAGTACAAATAATGTCTCTGTGACTTTTGGAAAGGTTAGTGATCTTGGAACCAAAACACTGCATCAGTAA
- a CDS encoding porin family protein gives MKQQFLALSSLLLCITCSIDVQAQQTPAFHIGVKGGTNFTKTTTESSSLDGKYGFGYQAGIMTRMDIGSLYVQGEALFNKRKTSYEAKDGSSAKLTWSAIDVPVVVGYKLVKTDDFNVRVFAGGVYSYAFKNNVSTSQALQEGFKKFDKSNIGLTGGIGMDYKNFTVDVRYENGLSSVSSAFKSKPHSFSLGIGYFLF, from the coding sequence ATGAAACAACAGTTTTTAGCTTTAAGCTCATTGTTACTGTGCATTACCTGTTCGATAGACGTACAGGCACAACAGACCCCGGCTTTTCATATTGGAGTAAAAGGAGGAACCAATTTTACCAAAACAACAACGGAATCCTCTTCCTTGGACGGAAAATATGGATTCGGCTATCAGGCAGGTATTATGACAAGAATGGATATCGGGAGCCTGTATGTGCAGGGAGAGGCCCTATTCAACAAAAGAAAAACATCTTACGAAGCAAAAGACGGAAGTTCTGCAAAACTGACATGGAGCGCCATTGATGTTCCTGTGGTGGTAGGATACAAACTGGTTAAAACAGATGATTTTAACGTAAGGGTATTTGCAGGAGGGGTCTACAGCTATGCTTTTAAAAACAATGTATCCACTTCTCAGGCTTTGCAGGAAGGTTTTAAAAAGTTTGACAAATCCAATATCGGACTCACAGGAGGTATAGGAATGGATTATAAAAATTTCACGGTAGATGTCAGATATGAAAATGGACTTTCCAGTGTCAGCAGTGCATTTAAATCCAAGCCTCACAGCTTTAGTCTCGGGATAGGTTATTTTCTATTCTAA
- a CDS encoding acyltransferase family protein — MQFRNDIQGIRALAFFLVFLFHLNYTWLQGGFIGVDVFFVISGYLMTSIIVDQKDRNSFSFFDFYWKRLKRIFPAYLFLIIAATLAGSFVYLGRDIWTLQKSAIASIIFLSNLLFSRGDSYFGAQLNENPFLHTWSLAIEMQFYLLLPLLLIWIKKKFLSQVILLVIVILTAYTSISMHIDQRNGSAYFSLLSRIPEFLVGAFYSLKFKNRINFNRVYNSIFASLNLVILVLSAFLIGKDSFFPGFLALIPTIATANLLVTDNNFISDFFAKKGPVYLGELSYSLYLWHWPVIAFIRYYHDAYFLSPGELILTCILTFMLAWLSYRFIENFFRKKSNTLLIRYSVAGSIIWAAIAFFVPKITAGYQIPEAYTSPTFGFRSHNEKVIEVFGDKTAENSNILLIGDSHAFTIKPYLDYIGKRNHFSFSTVTTDGVPALQGIKREDYRANEVKFYDSTQKLVAFTQQNIKKNRIIMINCSSFIEPPSVYSALEKLAASLRPDQKLVVFSTFPSLDRDPVKVNRDYIKRTSASFKIISKEKNKIALEKLAAAHKNVFLYDLSKGNVLKNVPFYKDTLMYYNASHLNTYGSVSLGKEQEKDFMSFFRPIMSGK, encoded by the coding sequence ATGCAGTTTAGAAATGATATACAGGGAATAAGGGCTCTGGCTTTCTTTTTGGTCTTTCTTTTTCATTTGAATTACACCTGGCTACAGGGTGGATTTATTGGAGTGGATGTTTTCTTTGTCATATCCGGTTATTTAATGACTTCTATTATTGTTGATCAGAAAGACAGGAATAGCTTCAGCTTTTTTGATTTTTACTGGAAAAGGCTGAAAAGAATATTTCCGGCATACCTCTTTCTTATCATAGCGGCTACACTGGCGGGGTCCTTTGTTTATCTCGGCAGGGATATCTGGACGCTTCAGAAATCAGCCATAGCCTCCATAATCTTTCTTTCCAACCTGCTATTTTCCAGAGGCGACTCTTATTTTGGAGCCCAGCTGAACGAAAATCCTTTTCTCCACACCTGGTCTTTAGCGATCGAAATGCAGTTTTACCTTTTGTTACCCTTGCTCCTGATCTGGATAAAAAAGAAATTTCTATCTCAGGTTATTTTGCTGGTTATTGTCATCCTGACTGCTTACACCAGCATTTCAATGCATATTGACCAGCGTAATGGTTCAGCATATTTCTCATTGCTTTCGAGGATTCCCGAGTTTCTGGTGGGTGCTTTTTACAGCCTTAAATTCAAAAACAGGATCAATTTCAACAGAGTGTACAATAGTATTTTTGCTTCGCTGAACCTGGTCATTTTAGTACTGTCAGCTTTCTTGATCGGTAAAGATTCTTTTTTTCCGGGTTTCTTGGCATTAATTCCAACAATAGCCACTGCCAATCTCCTGGTGACAGACAATAATTTTATCTCTGATTTTTTTGCAAAAAAGGGTCCGGTTTATTTAGGAGAACTTTCCTATTCTCTGTACCTGTGGCACTGGCCCGTGATTGCCTTTATACGGTATTATCATGATGCCTATTTTTTAAGTCCCGGCGAACTGATCCTGACCTGCATTCTGACCTTTATGTTGGCATGGCTTTCTTACCGTTTTATTGAAAATTTCTTCAGGAAAAAGAGCAATACCCTGTTGATACGCTACTCGGTTGCGGGTAGCATTATATGGGCCGCTATTGCTTTTTTTGTTCCCAAAATCACAGCCGGATATCAGATTCCTGAAGCATATACTTCTCCCACATTTGGATTTCGCTCTCACAATGAGAAAGTCATTGAAGTTTTCGGAGACAAAACAGCTGAAAACAGCAATATTTTACTGATTGGCGACAGTCATGCTTTTACCATTAAGCCCTATTTAGATTATATCGGAAAACGGAATCATTTTTCCTTTTCTACAGTAACCACTGATGGTGTCCCTGCTTTACAGGGAATAAAAAGAGAGGATTACCGGGCTAATGAAGTCAAGTTTTACGACTCCACCCAAAAACTGGTAGCATTTACGCAGCAAAATATCAAAAAAAACAGGATCATCATGATCAACTGCTCTTCATTTATAGAGCCTCCATCGGTTTATAGCGCACTGGAAAAACTGGCCGCATCCTTAAGACCAGACCAAAAACTCGTTGTATTCAGTACATTCCCGTCCCTCGACAGGGATCCTGTAAAAGTCAACCGGGACTATATAAAAAGAACCTCTGCATCATTTAAAATCATCAGTAAGGAAAAAAATAAAATAGCCCTGGAAAAACTGGCTGCAGCTCACAAAAATGTTTTTTTATATGATCTTTCTAAAGGAAATGTATTAAAAAACGTACCCTTTTACAAGGATACGCTGATGTATTACAATGCTTCCCACCTCAACACTTACGGTTCTGTTTCATTGGGTAAAGAACAGGAAAAAGATTTTATGTCTTTCTTCAGACCTATCATGAGCGGAAAATAA
- a CDS encoding SUF system Fe-S cluster assembly protein: MKFTDDQIADIGEEIIKVLKTVYDPEIPVDIYELGLIYDVQISDDADVKIVMTLTTPNCPVAETLPQEVKDKVAEVENVKSVDLELTFEPSWNKDMMSEEAKFELGML, from the coding sequence ATGAAATTTACAGACGATCAAATTGCTGACATTGGTGAAGAAATCATCAAGGTACTGAAAACCGTATATGACCCTGAAATTCCAGTGGATATTTACGAATTAGGGCTGATTTATGATGTACAGATCTCCGATGATGCAGACGTAAAAATTGTAATGACACTTACGACTCCCAATTGTCCTGTTGCCGAAACTCTTCCTCAGGAAGTAAAAGATAAGGTAGCAGAAGTGGAAAATGTAAAAAGTGTTGATTTAGAGCTTACATTCGAGCCGAGCTGGAATAAGGATATGATGAGCGAAGAAGCTAAGTTTGAATTAGGAATGCTGTAA
- a CDS encoding DUF6268 family outer membrane beta-barrel protein, producing the protein MKRNLLTAFCCLLPLGYWVSAQSGISGELKTEYIPYSSYIRPEDSTKTNSKSDFKRADLKLSIPLSVKKDSAGRVKMWSMLLGGSYAKMSHKDYENQLFPNQMLNAQVGVLHMRPLGKKWNMMITATAGVYTDMEKIDFDDVLGQGGILFIRHFNPNLALGGGPVLTTAFGVPMILPWIYFDWKTNGKIKFNINFPEGMEAGYQFSDAFTLKAAVNLSGMSVERNKDGKSMLLGYQQITAGLRPEIKLNDKLKLSVTGGTALLRSFSESDRKIKSIFKDKKVADPKFASTFYIALSLRWNLP; encoded by the coding sequence ATGAAGAGAAATCTTTTGACAGCTTTCTGCTGTCTGCTGCCATTAGGATATTGGGTGAGTGCACAGTCCGGGATTTCCGGAGAACTCAAAACAGAATATATTCCTTATTCCAGCTATATCCGTCCGGAAGACAGTACAAAAACCAATTCAAAAAGTGATTTTAAAAGAGCTGACCTGAAGCTGAGTATTCCTTTGTCTGTAAAGAAAGACAGTGCAGGAAGAGTAAAAATGTGGTCAATGCTGCTGGGAGGATCTTATGCGAAGATGTCCCACAAGGACTATGAAAATCAGCTGTTTCCCAATCAGATGCTGAATGCTCAGGTGGGAGTTCTGCATATGCGGCCATTAGGAAAGAAGTGGAACATGATGATAACGGCTACGGCAGGAGTCTATACCGATATGGAAAAAATAGATTTTGATGATGTGCTGGGGCAGGGTGGAATATTATTTATCAGGCATTTTAATCCGAATCTTGCATTGGGCGGAGGTCCGGTTTTGACAACGGCTTTTGGGGTTCCTATGATTCTTCCCTGGATTTACTTTGACTGGAAGACGAATGGAAAGATCAAATTTAACATCAATTTTCCGGAAGGAATGGAGGCCGGTTATCAGTTTTCCGATGCATTTACTCTGAAAGCAGCGGTCAATCTCAGCGGAATGTCCGTAGAAAGAAATAAAGACGGGAAATCTATGCTGCTGGGATACCAGCAGATCACAGCAGGGCTAAGGCCTGAAATAAAACTTAATGATAAACTGAAACTCAGCGTTACAGGAGGAACGGCGTTATTAAGAAGCTTTAGCGAGAGTGACCGTAAAATAAAAAGTATTTTTAAAGATAAAAAAGTGGCTGATCCTAAATTTGCAAGTACTTTCTATATCGCTTTATCTCTGCGCTGGAATCTGCCATAA
- a CDS encoding tetratricopeptide repeat protein, which produces MKSLYIITLMLCSSLFLSQKVDKLFSEERFTDIIALEHESPNFSGQELYQLGFAFFRAENDDKAIEYYDKALKKGFDNPIVFFQKGLSEMYLKKYDEALKNISKAIEAAPLAEFYYEKYRILYTREDYINAEKTFLEALNKSVKKDKWYVEMVMAAGNFYYTRKDFAKSETIYRDGIAEFPKEYELYTKLIKALNAQNKFSEADIYFDKMKVFYENKELSEDEMKFKNLAVDEFEWKNQWINVHKYFVKPKNTLEGLYILYLIDKKGEKVERKFKIEKTLQLGKTDPEFVICEEIKDGHTTYPIGFKDDRFTLESLRREIVKVLDNA; this is translated from the coding sequence ATGAAATCATTGTATATTATTACATTGATGCTGTGTTCTTCCTTATTTTTATCCCAAAAAGTGGATAAACTGTTCAGTGAAGAGAGGTTTACAGATATTATTGCCTTAGAACATGAAAGTCCAAACTTTTCCGGACAAGAGCTGTACCAGCTGGGATTTGCTTTTTTCAGAGCAGAAAATGATGATAAAGCGATTGAATATTATGATAAAGCGCTGAAAAAAGGATTTGATAATCCCATTGTTTTTTTTCAGAAAGGGCTTTCGGAAATGTATCTTAAAAAATATGACGAAGCACTTAAAAATATCAGCAAAGCCATTGAAGCAGCCCCATTAGCCGAGTTTTACTATGAAAAATATCGTATACTGTATACACGGGAGGATTATATAAATGCTGAAAAAACATTTTTAGAGGCATTAAACAAATCTGTGAAGAAAGACAAATGGTATGTTGAAATGGTAATGGCAGCAGGAAACTTTTATTATACCAGAAAAGATTTCGCAAAATCTGAGACAATATATCGGGACGGAATTGCAGAATTTCCAAAAGAATATGAATTGTATACAAAACTTATCAAGGCCCTAAACGCTCAGAATAAGTTTTCTGAAGCTGACATTTATTTTGATAAAATGAAAGTGTTTTATGAAAATAAAGAACTTTCTGAGGATGAAATGAAGTTTAAAAATTTGGCTGTAGATGAGTTTGAATGGAAGAATCAGTGGATAAATGTCCATAAATACTTTGTAAAGCCTAAGAATACGCTGGAGGGTTTATATATCCTTTATCTTATTGATAAAAAAGGAGAAAAAGTAGAACGTAAGTTTAAAATTGAAAAGACCCTTCAACTTGGGAAAACAGATCCTGAATTTGTTATTTGTGAAGAAATAAAAGATGGGCATACCACTTATCCAATTGGATTTAAAGATGATCGTTTCACTCTCGAAAGTTTAAGGCGTGAAATTGTTAAAGTTTTAGATAATGCATAG
- a CDS encoding energy transducer TonB, with translation MKKLLALVFMVSFVFSNAQISEFEKADSRYERKKTALYKKYPKPNDLKTKQEWLLTEDKITSYKEALDKISTEEKKMIALDPPTKGMVTHEADYDKGKASFQKLLYEAVDLAFLNYASDSYKATISFVVDSKGNPLDAQVKGNNEDVNAFIEAAFYRIKDKGKWKPAENNGKPVSSTVSIPLVLTFKK, from the coding sequence ATGAAAAAACTCTTAGCATTAGTATTCATGGTCTCTTTTGTTTTCAGCAATGCCCAAATCTCTGAATTTGAAAAAGCTGACTCACGCTATGAAAGAAAGAAAACGGCTCTGTATAAAAAATATCCTAAGCCTAATGATTTAAAAACTAAGCAGGAGTGGCTTCTTACAGAAGACAAAATAACGTCCTACAAAGAGGCTTTGGATAAGATCTCCACGGAGGAAAAGAAAATGATTGCATTGGACCCGCCGACAAAAGGCATGGTCACCCATGAAGCCGACTATGATAAAGGAAAAGCTTCTTTTCAAAAACTCCTATATGAAGCTGTTGATCTCGCTTTTTTAAATTATGCTTCGGATTCTTATAAAGCAACAATCAGTTTTGTAGTGGACTCTAAGGGAAATCCCCTGGATGCCCAGGTAAAAGGAAATAATGAAGATGTAAATGCATTCATTGAGGCCGCTTTTTATCGCATTAAAGATAAAGGTAAATGGAAACCAGCAGAAAACAACGGAAAACCGGTATCTTCTACCGTCTCCATTCCCCTGGTCCTTACATTTAAAAAATAA